The Streptomyces tendae genome has a window encoding:
- the fusA gene encoding elongation factor G, with protein sequence MATTSLDLARVRNIGIMAHIDAGKTTTTERILFYTGVSYKIGEVHDGAATMDWMEQEQERGITITSAATTCHWPLEDVDHTINIIDTPGHVDFTVEVERSLRVLDGAVTVFDGVAGVEPQSETVWRQADRYGVPRICFVNKLDRTGAEFHRCVDMISDRLGAQPLVMQLPIGAEADFQGVVDLVTMKAFVWSAEAAKGEMYDVVDIPATHTEAAEEWRGKLLEAVAENDEELMELYLEGQEPSVEQLYAAIRRITIASGKGDGTTVTPVFCGTAFKNKGVQPLLDAVVRYLPSPLDVEAIEGHDPKDAEKVVARKPSDEEPLAALAFKIMSDPHLGKLTFVRVYSGRLESGTQVLNSVKGKKERIGKIYRMHANKREEIESVGAGDIVAVMGLKQTTTGETLSDDKSPVILESMDFPAPVIQVAIEPKSKGDQEKLGVAIQRLAEEDPSFQVHSDEETGQTIIGGMGELHLEVLVDRMRREFKVEANVGKPQVAYRETIRKAVERVDYTHKKQTGGTGQFAKVQIAIEPIEGGDASYEFVNKVTGGRIPKEYIPSVDAGAQEAMQFGILAGYEMTGVRVTLIDGGYHEVDSSELAFKIAGSQAFKEAARKASPVLLEPMMAVEVTTPEDYMGEVIGDINSRRGQIQAMEERAGARVVKGLVPLSEMFGYVGDLRSKTSGRASYSMQFDSYAEVPRNVAEEIIAKAKGE encoded by the coding sequence ATGGCTACCACTTCGCTTGACCTGGCCAGGGTCCGCAACATCGGGATCATGGCCCACATCGACGCGGGCAAGACGACGACCACCGAGCGGATCCTGTTCTACACCGGCGTTTCCTACAAGATCGGTGAGGTCCACGACGGCGCTGCCACCATGGACTGGATGGAGCAGGAGCAGGAGCGTGGCATCACGATCACCTCTGCTGCCACCACCTGCCACTGGCCGCTGGAAGACGTCGACCACACCATCAACATCATCGACACGCCGGGCCACGTCGACTTCACCGTCGAGGTGGAGCGTTCCCTGCGCGTGCTCGACGGTGCCGTGACGGTGTTCGACGGCGTCGCCGGCGTCGAGCCCCAGTCCGAGACCGTGTGGCGTCAGGCGGACCGCTACGGCGTGCCGCGTATCTGCTTCGTCAACAAGCTCGACCGCACCGGTGCCGAGTTCCACCGCTGCGTCGACATGATCAGCGACCGCCTGGGTGCGCAGCCGCTCGTCATGCAGCTGCCCATCGGTGCCGAGGCCGACTTCCAGGGTGTCGTCGACCTCGTGACGATGAAGGCCTTCGTGTGGTCCGCCGAGGCGGCCAAGGGCGAGATGTACGACGTCGTCGACATCCCGGCCACGCACACCGAGGCCGCCGAGGAGTGGCGCGGCAAGCTGCTCGAGGCTGTCGCGGAGAACGACGAAGAGCTGATGGAGCTGTACCTCGAGGGCCAGGAGCCCTCCGTGGAGCAGCTGTACGCGGCGATCCGTCGTATCACCATCGCCTCCGGCAAGGGCGACGGCACCACCGTCACCCCCGTGTTCTGCGGCACCGCGTTCAAGAACAAGGGCGTGCAGCCCCTGCTCGACGCCGTCGTGCGCTACCTGCCCTCCCCGCTGGACGTCGAGGCCATCGAGGGCCACGACCCCAAGGACGCGGAGAAGGTCGTCGCGCGCAAGCCGTCGGACGAGGAGCCCCTCGCCGCGCTCGCGTTCAAGATCATGAGCGACCCGCACCTCGGCAAGCTCACCTTCGTCCGTGTGTACTCCGGCCGTCTGGAGTCCGGCACCCAGGTGCTGAACTCCGTGAAGGGCAAGAAGGAGCGCATCGGCAAGATCTACCGCATGCACGCCAACAAGCGTGAGGAGATCGAGTCGGTGGGCGCCGGTGACATCGTCGCCGTCATGGGCCTGAAGCAGACCACCACCGGTGAGACGCTGTCCGACGACAAGAGCCCGGTCATCCTGGAGTCCATGGACTTCCCGGCGCCGGTCATCCAGGTCGCCATCGAGCCCAAGTCGAAGGGCGACCAGGAGAAGCTCGGCGTCGCGATCCAGCGGCTCGCCGAGGAGGACCCGTCGTTCCAGGTCCACTCGGACGAGGAGACCGGCCAGACCATCATCGGCGGTATGGGCGAGCTGCACCTCGAGGTGCTGGTCGACCGTATGCGCCGTGAGTTCAAGGTCGAGGCCAACGTCGGCAAGCCCCAGGTCGCGTACCGTGAGACGATCCGCAAGGCCGTCGAGCGCGTGGACTACACCCACAAGAAGCAGACCGGTGGTACCGGTCAGTTCGCCAAGGTGCAGATCGCGATCGAGCCGATCGAGGGCGGCGACGCCTCGTACGAGTTCGTGAACAAGGTGACCGGTGGCCGCATCCCGAAGGAGTACATCCCTTCGGTGGACGCCGGTGCCCAGGAGGCCATGCAGTTCGGCATCCTGGCCGGCTACGAGATGACGGGCGTCCGCGTCACGCTCATCGACGGTGGCTACCACGAGGTCGACTCCTCCGAGCTCGCGTTCAAGATCGCCGGTTCGCAGGCCTTCAAGGAGGCCGCGCGCAAGGCTTCGCCCGTGCTCCTGGAGCCGATGATGGCCGTCGAGGTCACCACGCCCGAGGACTACATGGGTGAGGTCATCGGCGACATCAACTCCCGCCGTGGCCAGATCCAGGCCATGGAGGAGCGGGCCGGTGCCCGCGTCGTGAAGGGTCTCGTGCCCCTCTCGGAGATGTTCGGTTACGTCGGCGACCTGCGCAGCAAGACGTCCGGCCGTGCCAGCTACTCCATGCAGTTCGACTCCTACGCCGAGGTTCCGCGGAACGTCGCCGAGGAGATCATCGCGAAGGCCAAGGGCGAATAA
- a CDS encoding LLM class flavin-dependent oxidoreductase: MTAPSQVGYDDLVRVWREADEVPEIEHAWLFDHLMPIWGDPEGPAFEGWTLLSALAAQTRRMRLGVMVTSNRFRPPAVLAKIATTVDIVSGGRLDFGIGVGSRPHPPEAWREYPAHGLPFQEPAQAVASLAEACTLIKRLWTEEKPFDFHGAHHRLTGAFGSPKPVQRPHPPILVGGRSSATLRVVAEHADLWNVPGGDLADVLRRSALLDRYCADIGRDPASIVRSIHLPVDTGRPDAVRQAVGEALEAGFSHVVLGLPAPFPEGIARWVAEEVIRPSVG, translated from the coding sequence ATGACCGCGCCCTCGCAGGTCGGCTACGACGACCTCGTCCGCGTCTGGCGTGAGGCGGACGAGGTGCCCGAGATCGAGCACGCCTGGCTGTTCGACCACCTCATGCCCATCTGGGGTGACCCCGAAGGGCCGGCGTTCGAGGGCTGGACGCTGCTGTCGGCCCTCGCGGCGCAGACCCGGCGGATGCGGCTGGGCGTCATGGTCACCAGCAACCGGTTCCGGCCGCCCGCCGTACTCGCCAAGATCGCGACGACCGTCGACATCGTCTCGGGCGGCCGGCTCGACTTCGGCATAGGCGTTGGCTCGCGTCCGCATCCGCCCGAGGCGTGGCGCGAGTATCCGGCACACGGGCTGCCGTTCCAGGAGCCGGCACAGGCGGTGGCGAGCCTCGCCGAGGCCTGCACGCTGATCAAGCGGCTGTGGACGGAGGAGAAGCCCTTCGACTTCCACGGCGCACACCACCGGCTGACGGGGGCGTTCGGCAGCCCGAAGCCGGTGCAGCGCCCGCATCCGCCGATCCTCGTCGGCGGGCGGTCGTCCGCCACGCTGCGCGTGGTCGCCGAGCACGCCGATCTGTGGAACGTCCCGGGCGGCGACCTCGCCGACGTGCTGCGCCGCAGCGCCCTGCTCGACCGGTACTGCGCCGACATCGGCCGCGATCCCGCGTCGATCGTCCGGTCGATCCACCTCCCCGTCGACACCGGCCGGCCCGACGCCGTGCGGCAGGCGGTGGGGGAGGCGCTGGAGGCGGGGTTCTCGCACGTCGTCCTGGGACTGCCGGCGCCGTTCCCCGAGGGAATCGCCCGGTGGGTGGCGGAGGAGGTGATCCGTCCGTCGGTGGGGTGA
- the tuf gene encoding elongation factor Tu, with the protein MAKAKFERTKPHVNIGTIGHIDHGKTTLTAAITKVLHDAYPDLNEASAFDQIDKAPEERQRGITISIAHVEYQTETRHYAHVDCPGHADYIKNMITGAAQMDGAILVVAATDGPMPQTKEHVLLARQVGVPYIVVALNKADMVDDEEILELVELEVRELLSEYEFPGDDVPVVKVSALKALEGDKEWGNSVLELMKAVDESIPEPERDVDKPFLMPIEDVFTITGRGTVVTGRIERGVLKVNETVDIIGIKQEKTSTTVTGIEMFRKLLDEGQAGENVGLLLRGIKREDVERGQVIIKPGSVTPHTEFEAQAYILSKDEGGRHTPFFNNYRPQFYFRTTDVTGVVTLPEGTEMVMPGDNTEMKVELIQPVAMEEGLKFAIREGGRTVGAGQVTKINK; encoded by the coding sequence GTGGCGAAGGCGAAGTTCGAGCGGACTAAGCCGCACGTCAACATCGGCACCATCGGTCACATCGACCACGGTAAGACGACCCTCACGGCCGCCATTACCAAGGTGCTGCACGACGCGTACCCGGACCTGAACGAGGCCTCGGCCTTCGACCAGATCGACAAGGCTCCCGAAGAGCGCCAGCGCGGTATCACCATCTCCATCGCGCACGTCGAGTACCAGACGGAGACGCGTCACTACGCCCACGTCGACTGCCCCGGTCACGCGGACTACATCAAGAACATGATCACGGGTGCGGCGCAGATGGACGGCGCCATCCTCGTGGTCGCGGCCACCGACGGCCCGATGCCGCAGACCAAGGAGCACGTGCTCCTGGCCCGCCAGGTCGGCGTTCCGTACATCGTCGTCGCCCTGAACAAGGCCGACATGGTGGACGACGAGGAGATCCTGGAGCTCGTCGAGCTCGAGGTGCGTGAGCTCCTCTCCGAGTACGAGTTCCCGGGCGACGACGTTCCGGTCGTCAAGGTCTCCGCTCTGAAGGCCCTCGAGGGCGACAAGGAGTGGGGCAACTCGGTCCTCGAGCTCATGAAGGCCGTGGACGAGTCCATCCCGGAGCCCGAGCGCGACGTCGACAAGCCGTTCCTGATGCCGATCGAGGACGTCTTCACCATCACCGGTCGCGGTACGGTCGTCACCGGCCGCATCGAGCGTGGTGTCCTCAAGGTCAACGAGACCGTCGACATCATCGGCATCAAGCAGGAGAAGACCTCCACCACGGTCACGGGCATCGAGATGTTCCGGAAGCTGCTGGACGAGGGTCAGGCCGGTGAGAACGTCGGTCTGCTGCTCCGCGGCATCAAGCGCGAGGACGTCGAGCGCGGCCAGGTCATCATCAAGCCCGGTTCGGTCACCCCGCACACCGAGTTCGAGGCCCAGGCCTACATCCTGTCGAAGGACGAGGGTGGCCGTCACACCCCCTTCTTCAACAACTACCGCCCGCAGTTCTACTTCCGTACGACGGACGTGACCGGCGTCGTGACCCTCCCCGAGGGCACCGAGATGGTCATGCCGGGTGACAACACCGAGATGAAGGTGGAGCTCATCCAGCCCGTCGCCATGGAGGAGGGCCTGAAGTTCGCCATCCGTGAGGGTGGCCGGACCGTGGGCGCCGGCCAGGTCACCAAGATCAACAAGTGA
- a CDS encoding endo-1,4-beta-xylanase, giving the protein MRPFRFATVALATAALALPLLGGSASAAPSAGPKAPPHSHASFDRLRAAAPEGFVIGTAVAGGGHHLEQDYPDPFTYDKEYRKVLGREFSSVSPENQMKWDYIHPERDRYDFEQADAIVEFARRNHQVVRGHTLLWHSQNPAWLEEGDFSKAELRGILREHITKVVGRYKGKIQQWDVANEIFDDQGNLRTQENVWIRELGPGIVADAFRWAHQADPKAKLFFNDFNVESVNAKSDAYYALIKDLRAQRVPVHGFSVQGHLSTRYGFPGDLTDNLRRFDALGLETAITELDVRMDVPEGSTPTAAQEKQQAEYYERMLQACLQVDGCNSFTIWGFTDKYSWVPVFFQGEGWATVMTGDFVRKPAYYALRDTLKDARHDDCGKGGPKGPKHRKH; this is encoded by the coding sequence ATGAGACCCTTCCGTTTCGCCACCGTGGCCCTCGCCACCGCAGCACTGGCCCTGCCGCTCCTGGGCGGTTCGGCGTCCGCCGCCCCGTCGGCCGGACCCAAGGCGCCGCCGCACTCGCACGCCTCGTTCGACCGGCTCCGCGCAGCAGCCCCCGAAGGTTTCGTGATCGGCACCGCCGTGGCGGGCGGCGGCCACCACCTGGAGCAGGACTACCCGGACCCCTTCACGTACGACAAGGAGTACCGGAAGGTCCTGGGGCGGGAGTTCAGCTCGGTCTCGCCCGAGAACCAGATGAAGTGGGACTACATCCACCCCGAGCGTGACCGCTACGACTTCGAGCAGGCGGACGCGATTGTGGAGTTCGCCCGCCGCAACCACCAGGTCGTGCGCGGACACACGCTGTTGTGGCACAGCCAGAACCCGGCCTGGCTGGAGGAGGGCGACTTCTCCAAGGCGGAGCTGCGCGGCATCCTGCGCGAGCACATCACCAAGGTGGTCGGCCGGTACAAGGGCAAGATCCAGCAGTGGGACGTCGCCAACGAGATCTTCGACGACCAGGGCAACCTGCGCACGCAGGAGAACGTCTGGATCCGCGAACTCGGCCCGGGCATCGTCGCCGACGCGTTCCGCTGGGCGCACCAGGCCGACCCCAAGGCGAAGCTGTTCTTCAACGACTTCAACGTCGAGAGCGTCAACGCGAAGAGCGACGCCTACTACGCCCTGATCAAGGACCTGCGCGCGCAGCGGGTGCCGGTGCACGGTTTCTCCGTGCAGGGCCACCTGAGCACGCGGTACGGCTTCCCCGGCGACCTGACGGACAACCTGCGCCGCTTCGACGCCCTCGGTCTGGAGACCGCGATCACCGAGCTGGACGTGCGGATGGACGTCCCGGAGGGCAGCACGCCCACCGCGGCGCAGGAGAAGCAGCAGGCCGAGTACTACGAGCGGATGCTCCAGGCGTGCCTTCAGGTCGACGGCTGCAACTCCTTCACGATCTGGGGCTTCACCGACAAGTACTCCTGGGTCCCGGTGTTCTTCCAGGGTGAGGGCTGGGCGACGGTCATGACCGGTGACTTCGTCCGCAAGCCGGCGTACTACGCCCTGCGCGACACCCTGAAGGACGCCCGCCACGACGACTGCGGCAAGGGCGGCCCTAAGGGCCCGAAGCACCGCAAGCACTGA
- a CDS encoding TetR/AcrR family transcriptional regulator: MNQSDDGAGAGPSRRKDARRNKETLLEAAAAAFVASGVDAPVRDIASRAGVGLGTLYRHFPTRADLIIAVYRHQVEACAEAGPALLKSAPTPHDALRQWIDLFVDFLVTKHGLAAVLRSDQSGFEGLHAYFLDRLVPVCTQLLDAASAAGEIRVDISALTLMRGVGNLCIGAETDPDYDARRLAATLVDGLRRTH, translated from the coding sequence GTGAACCAGAGCGATGACGGGGCGGGCGCCGGCCCCTCACGGCGCAAGGACGCCCGGCGCAACAAGGAGACGCTGCTGGAGGCGGCCGCCGCGGCCTTCGTCGCGTCGGGCGTGGACGCCCCGGTGCGTGACATCGCCTCCCGGGCCGGCGTGGGTCTGGGCACCCTCTACCGGCACTTCCCGACCCGGGCGGATCTGATCATCGCCGTCTACCGGCATCAGGTCGAGGCATGCGCCGAAGCCGGCCCCGCCCTGCTGAAGTCCGCCCCCACCCCGCACGACGCCCTGCGGCAGTGGATCGACCTCTTCGTCGACTTCCTGGTCACCAAGCACGGCCTGGCCGCCGTCCTGCGCTCCGACCAGTCGGGCTTCGAGGGCCTGCACGCGTACTTCCTCGACCGGCTCGTCCCCGTCTGCACCCAGCTGCTCGACGCCGCCTCCGCGGCCGGCGAGATCCGCGTGGACATCAGCGCCCTGACTCTCATGCGCGGCGTGGGCAACCTCTGCATCGGCGCCGAGACCGACCCGGACTACGACGCCCGCCGCCTCGCCGCCACCCTGGTCGACGGCCTGCGCCGAACGCACTGA
- a CDS encoding aldo/keto reductase: protein MQYRTLGRTGVQISTLALGAMNFGAIGRTTQEEATAIVDAALEAGVNLVDTADMYGTGESEEMVGKAIAGRRDDIVLATKATMPMGEERNHRGSSRRWIHTALDDSLRRLGVDHVDLYQMHRWDPTTSDEETLSALTDLQRAGKIRSFGSSTFPAYRIVQAQWAAREHRLSRYVTEQPSYSILQRGIESHVLPVTEEYGMGVLAWSPLASGWLSGAVRPGQDVATHRSAILPERFDLSLPHNQARYAAVERLGKVADEAGLTLIQLALGFVTAHPAVTAALIGPRTVQHLHSQLAAADTVLSADVLDAIDEIVAPGTDLAPGEKFDTPPALLDASLRRRR from the coding sequence ATGCAGTACCGCACCCTCGGCCGCACCGGCGTCCAGATCAGCACCCTCGCGCTCGGCGCGATGAACTTCGGCGCCATCGGACGCACCACGCAGGAGGAGGCCACCGCCATCGTCGACGCGGCCCTGGAGGCCGGCGTCAACCTCGTCGACACCGCCGACATGTACGGCACAGGCGAGTCCGAGGAGATGGTCGGCAAGGCCATCGCCGGCCGCCGCGACGACATCGTGCTGGCCACGAAGGCGACCATGCCGATGGGGGAGGAGCGCAACCACCGCGGCAGCTCGCGGCGCTGGATCCACACCGCGCTGGACGACAGCCTGCGCCGTCTCGGCGTCGACCACGTGGACCTCTACCAGATGCACCGCTGGGACCCGACGACCAGTGACGAGGAGACCCTGTCGGCCCTCACCGACCTGCAGCGCGCGGGCAAGATCCGCTCCTTCGGCTCCTCGACCTTCCCCGCGTACCGCATCGTGCAGGCGCAGTGGGCCGCCCGTGAGCACCGGCTCAGCCGCTACGTGACCGAGCAGCCCAGCTACTCGATCCTGCAGCGCGGCATCGAGTCCCACGTCCTGCCCGTGACGGAGGAGTACGGCATGGGCGTGCTGGCGTGGAGCCCGCTGGCCTCGGGATGGCTGTCGGGGGCGGTGCGCCCGGGGCAGGACGTCGCCACCCACCGTTCGGCGATCCTGCCGGAGCGCTTCGACCTCTCGCTCCCGCACAACCAGGCCCGGTACGCCGCCGTCGAGCGGCTGGGCAAGGTCGCCGACGAGGCCGGGCTCACCCTGATCCAGCTGGCGCTCGGGTTCGTCACCGCGCACCCCGCCGTGACGGCCGCGCTCATCGGCCCCAGGACGGTCCAGCACCTCCACTCGCAGCTCGCCGCCGCGGACACCGTGCTGTCGGCCGACGTCCTCGACGCGATAGACGAGATCGTCGCCCCCGGTACCGACCTGGCCCCCGGCGAGAAGTTCGACACCCCGCCCGCGCTGCTCGACGCCTCCCTGCGCCGCCGTCGCTGA